From one Anaeromyxobacter diazotrophicus genomic stretch:
- a CDS encoding proline--tRNA ligase, translated as MTTTVARFSQLFIPTLKEAPADAQVASHKLLVRAGFIRQLGAGIYDYLPLAKRALTKIEAIVREEMDAIGGQEFFLPALHPAEIWKESGRWEVMGDNMFRLRDRKNGEYCLGMTHEEIFTAIARDELRSYRQLPQVWYQIQTKFRDEPRPKSGLLRVRQFTMKDAYSFDVDQAGLDKSYEDERRAYEKIFTRCGLDFVAVQAHSGAMGGSASQEFMVRTEAGEDLVAACPKCRYAANTETATSRIAAEQDGPGLPSPEKFATPGVVTIEALSQPPHGVPARRQLKTLVYMADEKPILAVVRGDHELNEAKLQTASGAQLLRPAHPEEIPPLMGARAGSLGAVAFAKAPVFVDPALAGRKDMVTGANEDGFHLRGVDVERDLLRHGKVAELRTVKAGEGCPRCDGTLDVFKALEVGHIFKLGTKYSVSMKANVLKADGSETPIVMGSYGIGVERIMAAAIELHHDQDGIVWPLAIAPYRATVLTLGKEPELVQAAEEICAALAKAGVDVLYDDRDERAGVKFKDADLLGIPIRIAVGKRGLAEGKAEWKRRGTKDVELVPLAEVAARAAALVARETGVGQA; from the coding sequence ATGACGACGACCGTCGCCCGCTTCAGCCAGCTCTTCATCCCCACGCTCAAGGAGGCGCCGGCCGACGCGCAGGTCGCCTCCCACAAGCTGCTCGTGCGCGCCGGCTTCATCCGGCAGCTCGGCGCCGGGATCTACGACTACCTGCCGCTCGCCAAGCGCGCGCTCACCAAGATCGAGGCCATCGTCCGCGAGGAGATGGACGCCATCGGCGGTCAGGAGTTCTTCCTCCCCGCGCTCCACCCGGCCGAGATCTGGAAGGAGTCGGGCCGCTGGGAGGTCATGGGCGACAACATGTTCCGCCTGCGCGACCGCAAGAACGGCGAGTACTGCCTCGGCATGACCCACGAGGAGATCTTCACCGCCATCGCGCGCGACGAGCTGCGCAGCTACCGCCAGCTGCCGCAGGTCTGGTACCAGATCCAGACCAAGTTCCGAGACGAGCCGCGGCCCAAGTCGGGCCTGCTCCGCGTGCGCCAGTTCACCATGAAGGACGCCTACTCCTTCGACGTGGACCAGGCCGGGCTGGACAAGAGCTACGAGGACGAGCGCCGGGCGTACGAGAAGATCTTCACGCGCTGCGGGCTCGACTTCGTCGCCGTCCAGGCGCACTCGGGCGCCATGGGCGGCTCCGCCTCGCAGGAGTTCATGGTCCGCACCGAGGCCGGCGAGGACCTCGTCGCCGCCTGCCCGAAGTGCCGCTACGCCGCCAACACCGAGACCGCCACCTCGCGCATCGCGGCCGAGCAGGACGGGCCGGGCCTGCCCTCGCCCGAGAAGTTCGCCACCCCGGGCGTCGTCACCATCGAGGCGCTCTCGCAGCCCCCGCACGGCGTGCCGGCCCGCCGGCAGCTCAAGACCCTCGTCTACATGGCCGACGAGAAGCCGATCCTCGCCGTGGTGCGGGGCGACCACGAGCTCAACGAGGCGAAGCTGCAGACGGCCAGCGGCGCCCAGCTCCTGCGGCCCGCGCACCCCGAGGAGATCCCGCCGCTCATGGGCGCGCGGGCCGGCTCGCTCGGCGCGGTCGCGTTCGCGAAGGCGCCGGTCTTCGTCGACCCGGCGCTGGCCGGGCGCAAGGACATGGTGACCGGCGCGAACGAGGACGGCTTCCACCTGCGGGGCGTGGACGTCGAGCGCGACCTCCTCCGCCATGGCAAGGTGGCGGAGCTGCGCACCGTGAAGGCGGGCGAGGGGTGCCCGCGCTGCGACGGCACGCTCGACGTCTTCAAGGCGCTCGAGGTGGGGCACATCTTCAAGCTCGGCACCAAGTACTCGGTGTCGATGAAGGCGAACGTGCTCAAGGCCGACGGCTCGGAGACGCCCATCGTCATGGGCAGCTACGGCATCGGGGTCGAGCGCATCATGGCGGCCGCGATCGAGCTGCACCACGATCAGGACGGCATCGTCTGGCCGCTCGCCATCGCGCCCTACCGCGCCACCGTCCTCACGCTGGGCAAGGAGCCCGAGCTGGTGCAGGCGGCCGAGGAGATCTGCGCCGCGCTGGCGAAGGCCGGCGTGGACGTCCTCTACGACGACCGCGACGAGCGCGCCGGGGTGAAGTTCAAGGACGCCGACCTGCTCGGTATCCCCATCCGCATCGCGGTCGGCAAGCGCGGCCTCGCCGAGGGGAAGGCGGAGTGGAAGCGGCGCGGCACGAAGGACGTCGAGCTCGTGCCGCTCGCCGAGGTGGCGGCCAGGGCGGCCGCGCTCGTGGCGCGCGAGACCGGGGTGGGGCAGGCGTGA
- a CDS encoding sigma-70 family RNA polymerase sigma factor, giving the protein MSLRSWARRARAAPASGPEQALEHADALYNLARYLTRHPGDAEDLVQETYARAIAAWDRLEPGSNVKAWLFRILRNAFLSRYRRDHVHAGDEPYDTTEPAAAAPGLEPSLMGDRELDRMRRLVGADIEAALGQLSEPARTVVLLDAEGFTEGELAGVLGCAIGTVKSRLSRARAELRLLLADYASRETP; this is encoded by the coding sequence ATGAGCCTACGGTCCTGGGCGAGGAGGGCGCGGGCCGCGCCGGCCAGCGGGCCCGAGCAGGCGCTCGAGCACGCCGACGCCCTCTACAACCTCGCCCGGTACCTGACCCGCCACCCGGGGGACGCGGAGGACCTCGTGCAGGAGACCTATGCGCGCGCCATCGCGGCCTGGGACCGCCTCGAGCCCGGCAGCAACGTGAAGGCCTGGCTCTTCCGGATCCTGCGGAACGCGTTCCTGAGCCGGTACCGGCGCGACCACGTCCACGCCGGCGACGAGCCGTACGACACCACGGAGCCCGCCGCCGCCGCGCCGGGCCTCGAGCCCTCGCTCATGGGCGACCGGGAGCTCGACCGGATGCGCCGCCTGGTCGGCGCCGACATCGAGGCCGCGCTGGGCCAGCTCTCCGAGCCGGCGCGCACCGTCGTGCTGCTCGACGCCGAAGGCTTCACCGAAGGTGAGCTGGCCGGCGTCCTCGGCTGCGCGATCGGCACGGTGAAGTCGCGCCTGTCCCGCGCGCGCGCCGAGCTGCGCCTGCTGCTCGCCGACTACGCCTCCCGGGAGACCCCTTGA
- a CDS encoding metallophosphoesterase family protein, producing the protein MRHPIDRRSFLRIAGLSLGAGALYRVAPALAAGPGGRDTARRLARANGEGVTPFSFVQLSDTHVGFRGPPNPTGTLAFERAVEVVNGLREQPELVLFTGDLTHDAEGRAERLARMRRFQQLASGLRAKARHAVPGEHDAAIDGGALYREVFGETSYAFDHRGVHFVALDNVSRPKPEIGAERLAWLRQDLARYPVTAPIVVFTHRPLFDLKPEWEWFTRDGAEAMKLLAPYENVTVLYGHIHREHVHQEPNGRHVAARSLIFAFPDPAAAAEKKPAPFDPQRPFRNLGPRLLHAGPGASSRTLALGMEEVELTLREHSGTEGFQQLLRPSTLEG; encoded by the coding sequence GTGCGCCACCCCATCGACCGCAGGAGCTTCCTCAGGATCGCGGGCCTGTCGCTCGGCGCCGGTGCCCTCTACCGCGTCGCGCCCGCGCTCGCGGCGGGACCGGGCGGGCGCGACACCGCGCGCCGCCTCGCCCGCGCCAACGGCGAGGGGGTGACCCCGTTCTCGTTCGTGCAGCTGAGCGACACCCACGTCGGCTTTCGCGGCCCGCCCAACCCCACCGGCACCCTGGCCTTCGAGCGCGCGGTCGAGGTGGTGAACGGCCTCCGGGAGCAGCCGGAGCTCGTCCTCTTCACCGGCGATCTCACGCACGACGCGGAGGGGCGGGCCGAGCGCCTCGCGAGGATGCGGCGGTTCCAGCAGCTCGCGAGCGGGCTGCGGGCCAAGGCGCGGCACGCCGTCCCCGGCGAGCACGACGCGGCCATCGACGGCGGCGCGCTCTACCGCGAGGTCTTCGGCGAGACGAGCTACGCCTTCGACCACCGCGGGGTCCACTTCGTCGCGCTCGACAACGTCTCCAGGCCGAAGCCGGAGATCGGCGCCGAGCGGCTCGCCTGGCTGCGCCAGGACCTCGCGCGCTACCCGGTCACCGCCCCCATCGTCGTCTTCACGCACCGCCCGCTCTTCGACCTGAAGCCCGAGTGGGAGTGGTTCACCCGCGACGGCGCCGAGGCGATGAAGCTGCTCGCGCCCTACGAGAACGTCACCGTGCTCTACGGCCACATCCACCGCGAGCACGTCCACCAGGAGCCGAACGGTCGGCACGTCGCGGCGCGCTCGCTCATCTTCGCCTTCCCGGACCCCGCCGCGGCGGCCGAGAAGAAGCCGGCGCCCTTCGACCCGCAGCGCCCGTTCCGGAACCTGGGGCCGCGGCTGCTGCACGCCGGCCCGGGCGCCTCCTCCCGGACGCTGGCGCTCGGGATGGAGGAGGTGGAGCTCACCCTGCGCGAGCACTCGGGCACCGAGGGCTTCCAGCAGCTGCTCCGGCCGTCCACGCTCGAAGGCTGA
- a CDS encoding cupredoxin domain-containing protein, translated as MTTTGWRWARAAAAAALLAFGGGASAAGRVIEVKAKRFEFSPAELRLKLGEPVTLRVTSADVTHGFYQKELGIDAEIEPGRATEVALTPTRAGRFTLICDHFCGAGHGNMRLVLVVE; from the coding sequence ATGACGACGACGGGTTGGAGGTGGGCGCGCGCGGCCGCCGCCGCGGCGCTGCTGGCGTTCGGCGGCGGGGCCTCGGCGGCGGGGCGGGTGATCGAGGTGAAGGCCAAGCGCTTCGAGTTCAGCCCCGCGGAGCTGAGGCTGAAGCTCGGCGAGCCGGTCACCCTGCGCGTCACCAGCGCCGACGTGACGCACGGCTTCTACCAGAAGGAGCTCGGCATCGACGCCGAGATCGAGCCGGGCCGCGCCACGGAGGTGGCCCTCACCCCGACCAGGGCGGGCCGGTTCACGCTCATCTGCGACCACTTCTGCGGCGCCGGCCACGGGAACATGCGCCTCGTCCTCGTCGTGGAGTGA
- a CDS encoding plastocyanin/azurin family copper-binding protein has protein sequence MDQGRFAVVAAAALAAACGGSYSAPSGGTDAGTVTTTGADGGTTPTSFELHIKGMAFSPENLTVPAGATVQVVNDDGSVPHSVTSEATAGAYVPGSVAGISFDTGIFTGTRSFTLPASAATGTVIPYFCRVHGAMMVDAAKVQLTIGPAGTAPVTPTTTPAPTMPPSPGGY, from the coding sequence ATGGACCAGGGCAGATTCGCAGTGGTGGCCGCGGCGGCGCTCGCGGCGGCGTGCGGCGGCAGCTACAGCGCGCCCAGTGGAGGGACCGACGCCGGCACGGTCACCACCACCGGCGCCGACGGGGGCACGACCCCGACCTCGTTCGAGCTGCACATCAAGGGCATGGCCTTCTCGCCCGAGAACCTGACGGTGCCGGCGGGCGCCACCGTCCAGGTGGTGAACGACGACGGCTCGGTGCCGCACTCGGTGACGAGCGAGGCGACGGCGGGCGCCTACGTGCCGGGCAGCGTGGCCGGGATCTCCTTCGACACCGGGATCTTCACCGGGACGCGGAGCTTCACCCTCCCCGCCAGCGCCGCCACCGGCACGGTCATCCCCTACTTCTGCCGGGTGCACGGCGCGATGATGGTGGACGCGGCCAAGGTGCAGCTCACCATCGGACCGGCCGGCACGGCGCCGGTGACGCCGACCACGACCCCCGCCCCCACCATGCCGCCGAGCCCGGGCGGCTACTGA
- the ispG gene encoding flavodoxin-dependent (E)-4-hydroxy-3-methylbut-2-enyl-diphosphate synthase, protein MGAYDHQGISAISPRRKTRPVRVGGVQVGGGAPISVQSMTTTDTTDVAGTLAQIRALADAGADIVRLAVPDRDAAAALREIVRGTPVPLVADIHFDYRLALAALEAGMHCIRLNPGNIGSRERVREVVKAARERQVPIRIGVNAGSLEDDIVAKHGWPTAEGMVESAARHIQFLEDEGYREIKVSLKAHDIAMTVQANRLFAERFEYPLHLGITEAGTLLSGAVKSAAGLGILLAGGIGDTLRVSLAADPVEEPRVARVLLKSLGLKFGGASLTACPTCGRCSVGMIPIAERVEQRLGQLKGEVNVAVMGCEVNGPGEASAADVGVAYGHNGVGLLFKAGKIVKRMKAEELEDALVEEATRIANERK, encoded by the coding sequence ATGGGCGCCTACGACCACCAGGGGATCTCGGCCATCTCGCCGCGCCGCAAGACGCGGCCGGTCCGGGTCGGCGGGGTGCAGGTGGGCGGCGGCGCCCCCATCTCGGTCCAGTCGATGACCACCACCGACACGACCGACGTGGCGGGGACGCTGGCGCAGATCCGGGCGCTCGCCGACGCGGGCGCCGACATCGTGCGGCTGGCCGTGCCGGACCGGGACGCGGCGGCGGCGCTGCGCGAGATCGTGCGCGGCACGCCCGTGCCGCTCGTGGCCGACATCCACTTCGACTACCGGCTGGCGCTGGCGGCGCTCGAGGCCGGCATGCACTGCATCCGCCTCAACCCGGGCAACATCGGCTCGCGCGAGCGCGTCCGCGAGGTCGTGAAGGCGGCGCGCGAGCGGCAGGTCCCCATCCGCATCGGCGTCAACGCCGGCTCGCTCGAGGACGACATCGTCGCGAAGCACGGCTGGCCCACCGCCGAGGGCATGGTGGAGAGCGCCGCCCGCCACATCCAGTTCCTGGAGGACGAGGGGTACCGCGAGATCAAGGTGTCCCTGAAGGCGCACGACATCGCCATGACGGTGCAGGCCAACCGCCTCTTCGCCGAGCGCTTCGAGTACCCGCTCCACCTCGGCATCACCGAGGCGGGCACGCTGCTCTCGGGCGCCGTGAAGAGCGCCGCCGGCCTCGGCATCCTGCTCGCCGGCGGGATCGGCGACACCCTCCGCGTCTCGCTCGCGGCCGACCCGGTGGAGGAGCCCAGGGTGGCCCGGGTCCTCCTCAAGTCGCTCGGGCTCAAGTTCGGGGGCGCCAGCCTCACCGCCTGCCCCACCTGCGGCCGCTGCTCGGTGGGGATGATCCCCATCGCCGAGCGGGTCGAGCAGCGCCTCGGCCAGCTCAAGGGCGAGGTGAACGTGGCGGTCATGGGGTGCGAGGTGAACGGCCCCGGCGAGGCGAGCGCCGCCGACGTCGGCGTCGCCTATGGCCACAACGGCGTCGGGCTCCTCTTCAAGGCCGGCAAGATCGTGAAGCGCATGAAGGCCGAGGAGCTCGAGGACGCGCTGGTCGAGGAGGCCACCCGCATCGCCAACGAGCGGAAGTAG
- a CDS encoding thioredoxin domain-containing protein, protein MKRFVLGLFTLTLAVACQKPTTTEAKTAAGGDSGAPVAKWTGGSISAAELDAQMFDQRKQALDQMLVRKLVEQKAKAENLTPEALWKREVTDKVKKPTDADMKQFYDEQSKRQPLPPFEQVKEQIAQYMERPALQAAQTAYVDQLKKELKVEVNLKPPRVEVAAEGPSKGPASAPVTIVEFSDFECPYCSKAEDTVKQVMKAYDGKIRLVYRDFPLPFHPHAEKAAEAAQCAADQGKYWEMHEKLFANQQKLEAPALKGYAKDLGLDQAKFDKCLDGGDKAKVVEANKAAGSKVGVTGTPAFFINGYQLTGAQPFEEFKNLIDQELAKR, encoded by the coding sequence ATGAAACGCTTCGTCCTCGGCCTCTTCACGCTCACCCTGGCGGTGGCCTGCCAGAAGCCCACCACCACCGAGGCCAAGACCGCCGCGGGCGGCGACTCCGGCGCGCCGGTCGCGAAGTGGACCGGCGGCAGCATCAGCGCCGCCGAGCTCGACGCGCAGATGTTCGACCAGCGCAAGCAGGCGCTGGACCAGATGCTGGTGCGCAAGCTCGTCGAGCAGAAGGCGAAGGCGGAGAACCTCACCCCCGAGGCGCTCTGGAAGCGCGAGGTGACGGACAAGGTCAAGAAGCCGACCGACGCCGACATGAAGCAGTTCTACGACGAGCAGTCGAAGCGCCAGCCGCTGCCGCCCTTCGAGCAGGTGAAGGAGCAGATCGCCCAGTACATGGAACGGCCCGCCCTGCAGGCCGCGCAGACCGCCTACGTCGACCAGCTCAAGAAGGAGCTCAAGGTCGAGGTGAACCTGAAGCCGCCGCGCGTCGAGGTCGCCGCCGAGGGCCCGTCGAAGGGGCCGGCCAGCGCGCCCGTCACCATCGTCGAGTTCTCCGACTTCGAGTGCCCGTACTGCTCCAAGGCCGAGGACACGGTGAAGCAGGTGATGAAGGCCTACGACGGCAAGATCCGCCTCGTGTACCGCGACTTCCCGCTCCCCTTCCACCCGCACGCCGAGAAGGCCGCCGAGGCGGCGCAGTGCGCGGCCGACCAGGGGAAGTACTGGGAGATGCACGAGAAGCTCTTCGCGAACCAGCAGAAGCTCGAGGCCCCGGCGCTCAAGGGCTACGCGAAGGACCTCGGCCTCGACCAGGCCAAGTTCGACAAGTGCCTCGACGGCGGCGACAAGGCCAAGGTGGTCGAGGCGAACAAGGCGGCCGGGTCCAAGGTGGGGGTGACCGGCACGCCGGCCTTCTTCATCAACGGCTACCAGCTCACCGGCGCGCAGCCGTTCGAGGAGTTCAAGAACCTCATCGACCAGGAGCTGGCGAAGCGGTAG
- a CDS encoding HDOD domain-containing protein, with product MTASSCDRSAVHVRLLRLFASPTYQPPRLPQVALEIMELSQRPEVSFAQVGAVLEKDPLLAAKVLSIAQSAMYAPRSPILSLRQAGVRLGLKTLRDLVLEAAVSMRVFRAPGYGDAMERLSRHSTATAYLLRALCRRTGLDADYAFLCGLLHDVGLAACLLALSDEPRGGVVPFDALGPALHDLHEEASGLVTRLWGLPAEVQQLAATHHQLAVGGRPDPLHAALIVAEALAADQGAGMEPAGVQGGLDQNGPELREQACAALGLDAPALAAARVEASEILGALGGVAPAA from the coding sequence ATGACCGCGTCCAGCTGCGACAGATCGGCGGTGCACGTCCGGCTCCTGCGCCTGTTCGCTTCACCCACCTACCAGCCCCCCAGGCTGCCGCAGGTGGCGCTCGAGATCATGGAGCTCTCGCAGCGCCCCGAGGTGAGCTTCGCCCAGGTGGGCGCGGTGCTGGAGAAGGATCCGCTCCTCGCCGCCAAGGTGCTCTCCATCGCGCAGTCGGCGATGTACGCGCCCCGCTCGCCCATCCTCTCGTTGCGCCAGGCGGGGGTCCGGCTGGGCCTGAAGACGCTGCGCGACCTCGTCCTCGAGGCGGCCGTGAGCATGCGCGTGTTCCGCGCGCCCGGGTACGGCGACGCCATGGAGCGGCTGTCGCGCCACAGCACCGCCACCGCCTACCTGCTGCGCGCGCTCTGCCGCCGCACCGGCCTCGACGCCGACTACGCCTTCCTGTGCGGGCTGCTCCACGACGTGGGGCTCGCCGCCTGCCTGCTCGCGCTCTCCGACGAGCCTCGCGGCGGCGTGGTGCCGTTCGACGCGCTCGGCCCGGCGCTCCACGACCTGCACGAGGAGGCGTCCGGCCTCGTGACGCGGCTGTGGGGCCTGCCGGCCGAGGTCCAGCAGCTCGCCGCGACCCACCACCAGCTCGCGGTGGGCGGCCGGCCCGACCCGCTCCACGCCGCGCTCATCGTGGCGGAGGCGCTCGCCGCCGACCAGGGCGCCGGCATGGAGCCCGCGGGCGTCCAGGGCGGCCTCGACCAGAACGGCCCGGAGCTGCGGGAGCAGGCGTGCGCCGCGCTCGGGCTGGACGCCCCGGCCCTGGCCGCGGCGCGGGTCGAGGCGAGCGAGATCCTGGGGGCCCTGGGCGGCGTCGCCCCCGCGGCGTGA
- the trxB gene encoding thioredoxin-disulfide reductase: protein MAQHERLVVIGAGPAGYTAALYASRASLSPLVFEGLQPGGQLTITTDVDNYPGFPAGILGPELMEKMRRQAERFGTRFVLGEITRVDLSRRPFQLWQDDQLFTADAVIVATGASAKWLGIASEQAYRGKGVSACATCDGFFFRGVELAVVGGGDTAVEEATFLTKFATKVTIVHRRGELRASKIMQDRARANPKIEYAWNSVVDEVLGDGKTVTGLKLRSTTDGATRVLPVSGLFMGIGHEPNTAVFKGQLEMNEVGYLKTRAPSSATSVKGVFAAGDVADPSYRQAVSAAGSGCVAAIDAERFLGEHATENWD from the coding sequence ATGGCCCAGCACGAGCGCCTCGTCGTCATCGGAGCCGGTCCGGCCGGCTACACCGCCGCCCTCTACGCCTCGCGCGCCAGCCTCTCGCCGCTCGTGTTCGAGGGGCTGCAGCCGGGCGGGCAGCTCACCATCACCACCGACGTCGACAACTACCCGGGCTTCCCGGCGGGCATCCTCGGCCCCGAGCTCATGGAGAAGATGCGGCGCCAGGCGGAGCGCTTCGGCACGCGCTTCGTGCTCGGCGAGATCACCCGGGTCGACCTGTCGCGCCGCCCGTTCCAGCTCTGGCAGGACGACCAGCTCTTCACCGCCGACGCCGTGATCGTGGCCACCGGCGCGTCGGCCAAGTGGCTCGGCATCGCCAGCGAGCAGGCGTACCGCGGCAAGGGCGTCTCGGCTTGCGCCACCTGCGACGGCTTCTTCTTCCGCGGCGTCGAGCTGGCGGTGGTGGGCGGCGGGGACACCGCCGTCGAGGAGGCGACCTTCCTCACCAAGTTCGCCACGAAGGTGACGATCGTCCACCGGCGCGGCGAGCTGCGGGCCTCGAAGATCATGCAGGACCGCGCCCGCGCGAACCCCAAGATCGAATACGCCTGGAACAGCGTGGTGGACGAGGTGCTCGGCGACGGGAAGACCGTCACCGGGCTCAAGCTCCGGAGCACCACCGACGGCGCCACCCGCGTCCTGCCGGTGAGCGGGCTCTTCATGGGCATCGGGCACGAGCCGAACACCGCCGTCTTCAAGGGGCAGCTCGAGATGAACGAGGTGGGCTACCTCAAGACGCGCGCGCCCTCCTCGGCCACCAGCGTGAAGGGCGTCTTCGCCGCCGGCGACGTGGCCGACCCCAGCTACCGCCAGGCGGTGAGCGCCGCCGGCTCGGGCTGCGTGGCCGCCATCGACGCCGAGCGGTTCCTCGGCGAGCACGCCACCGAGAACTGGGACTGA
- the moaC gene encoding cyclic pyranopterin monophosphate synthase MoaC, which translates to MKMIDVGDKERTERVAVARGFVAMAPATVGIVRRGESEKGDVLAAARLAGILAAKKTPELVPLCHPIALTGVDVLAVPRPRGVEVTATVRTTDRTGVEMEALSAVSAACLTVYDMLKRYERGMRIEALELIEKKGGRSGHWRRPAPARAPAAPARSRRTRAG; encoded by the coding sequence ATGAAGATGATCGACGTCGGCGACAAGGAGCGCACCGAGCGGGTCGCGGTGGCCCGCGGCTTCGTCGCCATGGCCCCGGCGACGGTCGGCATCGTCCGCCGCGGCGAGTCCGAGAAGGGGGACGTGCTGGCCGCGGCGCGGCTGGCCGGCATCCTGGCGGCGAAGAAGACGCCCGAGCTCGTGCCGCTGTGCCACCCCATCGCGCTCACCGGGGTGGACGTCCTGGCGGTGCCGCGGCCGCGCGGCGTCGAGGTGACGGCCACGGTCCGCACCACCGACCGCACCGGGGTCGAGATGGAGGCGCTCTCGGCCGTCTCGGCCGCCTGCCTCACCGTCTACGACATGCTGAAGCGGTACGAGCGCGGCATGCGCATCGAGGCGCTCGAGCTCATCGAGAAGAAGGGCGGCCGGTCCGGGCACTGGCGGCGGCCGGCTCCGGCGCGAGCCCCAGCAGCGCCCGCGCGTTCGCGCCGCACACGCGCCGGATGA
- a CDS encoding TatD family hydrolase yields the protein MSWFDAELHPVALRRGDLEDLAFFGVAGALAAAGDAGVPATGAALRRAWDALAPGALRRLRRAGIAGYAALGLHPRRIPWRGLEALLAELPDYLGRRHVLAVGAIGLEEGGPREEALFVRQLELARELRRPVVVHTPWRDKERVTRRALALLREHELDPARVLVQRADARTVRMIRACGYAAGLSLSAGAGDALDEAVRLVASLGPDGIALGSGAGEGAGDLLALPRAAGRLAKAGLSPAVIRRVCGANARALLGLAPEPAAASARTGRPSSR from the coding sequence GTGAGCTGGTTCGACGCCGAGCTGCACCCGGTGGCGCTCCGGCGCGGCGACCTCGAGGACCTCGCCTTCTTCGGGGTGGCCGGCGCGCTCGCCGCCGCCGGGGACGCGGGCGTGCCGGCGACCGGCGCGGCGCTGCGGCGCGCCTGGGACGCGCTCGCGCCGGGCGCGCTGCGGCGGCTGCGCCGGGCCGGGATCGCCGGGTACGCGGCGCTCGGGCTGCACCCGCGCCGCATCCCCTGGCGCGGCCTGGAGGCGCTCCTCGCCGAGCTGCCCGACTACCTGGGCCGGCGGCACGTCCTGGCGGTGGGCGCCATCGGGCTGGAGGAGGGCGGCCCGCGCGAGGAGGCGCTGTTCGTGCGCCAGCTGGAGCTCGCGCGCGAGCTGCGCCGCCCGGTGGTGGTGCACACGCCGTGGCGGGACAAGGAGCGCGTGACCCGGCGGGCGCTGGCGCTGCTGCGCGAGCACGAGCTCGACCCCGCGCGCGTGCTGGTCCAGCGCGCCGACGCCCGCACGGTGAGGATGATCCGCGCCTGCGGCTACGCGGCGGGGCTGTCGCTCTCGGCCGGCGCGGGCGACGCGCTCGACGAGGCGGTGCGGCTCGTGGCCTCGCTCGGGCCGGACGGGATCGCGCTCGGCTCCGGCGCCGGGGAGGGCGCGGGGGATCTGCTGGCGCTGCCGCGGGCGGCGGGGCGGCTCGCCAAGGCGGGCCTCTCGCCGGCGGTCATCCGGCGCGTGTGCGGCGCGAACGCGCGGGCGCTGCTGGGGCTCGCGCCGGAGCCGGCCGCCGCCAGTGCCCGGACCGGCCGCCCTTCTTCTCGATGA